Proteins from a single region of Belliella baltica DSM 15883:
- a CDS encoding TlpA family protein disulfide reductase: MNTILKFSKLILILFLGLFFSLTVKAQNYSDAYVNYMSGLENYVQNDLYGKVSEVLYDVEDAPSKEDFISFVKEIQKEMNQFHLDNAGDLMEDEKSEAASFTHTMLVQLGELYLDRAQEMEVEDRLIFLKEYLSETNLDQEIKSLTDDLARSLMMAMHSAMKIPFGMPNDDIAVQIQSISGNQGELLAASNILNDMLMLSGSYEDSEMAVSDFSKNYTNSTHLANLKEGLVSLEKLKTGSVVEDFSFVNLEGEKVNLSDYKDKVIYLDLWASWCGPCINTFKTKTPDFEKQLREHEDIVLMYVSVDDQQAPWKNYLDKNPMRGVHAYAGQGFEADIMKYFKVWGIPRYLIIGKDNKLFNANAPRPGDEAVAALLEAKGE; the protein is encoded by the coding sequence ATGAACACCATCTTAAAATTTTCAAAACTGATATTAATTTTGTTTTTAGGTCTTTTTTTTAGTTTGACGGTAAAAGCACAAAACTATTCTGACGCTTACGTCAATTACATGTCAGGACTTGAAAATTATGTTCAAAACGATCTTTACGGAAAAGTAAGCGAAGTTTTATACGATGTAGAAGACGCTCCCTCCAAGGAAGATTTCATTTCTTTTGTAAAAGAAATCCAAAAAGAAATGAATCAATTTCACCTCGACAATGCAGGTGACTTGATGGAAGATGAGAAAAGTGAAGCGGCTTCATTTACCCATACCATGCTTGTTCAATTGGGGGAACTGTATCTGGACAGAGCACAGGAAATGGAAGTAGAAGATCGCTTGATTTTCTTGAAGGAATACCTTTCTGAGACAAATTTAGATCAAGAAATCAAAAGTTTGACAGATGATTTGGCAAGGTCGCTTATGATGGCCATGCACTCAGCAATGAAAATACCTTTTGGAATGCCTAATGATGACATAGCTGTTCAAATTCAAAGTATTTCAGGAAATCAAGGGGAACTTTTAGCGGCTTCAAATATCTTGAATGATATGTTGATGCTTTCTGGAAGTTATGAAGATAGTGAAATGGCAGTGTCAGATTTTTCTAAGAATTATACTAACTCAACCCATCTTGCAAATTTAAAGGAAGGTTTGGTTTCTTTAGAAAAACTGAAAACAGGATCTGTTGTTGAGGACTTCAGTTTTGTGAATTTGGAAGGGGAGAAAGTCAATTTATCAGATTATAAAGACAAAGTGATTTATCTGGATTTGTGGGCGAGTTGGTGCGGTCCATGTATCAATACTTTTAAGACAAAAACGCCTGATTTTGAAAAGCAGCTGAGAGAACATGAAGATATCGTATTGATGTATGTTTCTGTAGATGATCAGCAAGCACCATGGAAGAATTATTTAGACAAAAACCCAATGCGTGGCGTTCATGCGTATGCTGGACAAGGTTTTGAAGCAGATATTATGAAATATTTCAAAGTTTGGGGGATCCCAAGGTATCTGATAATTGGCAAAGACAACAAGCTTTTCAATGCCAATGCACCAAGACCAGGGGATGAGGCTGTGGCTGCTTTGCTGGAAGCAAAAGGAGAGTAA
- a CDS encoding nucleotidyltransferase family protein translates to MQNKPTLLVLAAGMGSRYGGNKQIDGFGPNGETILEYSIYDAIRAGFGKVVFIVRQEILELAKEKFLPKIEGKIEVDFVLQSLTSFVPEEFQNPDRVKPYGTAHAVLCAKDTIKEPFAVINADDFYGKEAFEVIGKFLSNGVQPNLHAMVGYAIQNVLSEHGTVSRGVCSMNASNQLIGMVERTAIAKENGKIIANGDGESIEIAEGTPVSMNFWGFHPAVFQQIEKMWDEFLLANKENIKSEFFIPLVANNLIESGEGAVEVLQGGKTWFGVTYTEDKPIVIDSLKKMHDSGEYPANLWH, encoded by the coding sequence ATGCAAAACAAACCAACACTTTTGGTTCTCGCTGCCGGTATGGGCAGTAGATATGGCGGAAATAAACAAATCGACGGTTTCGGCCCAAATGGCGAAACGATTTTAGAATATTCAATCTATGATGCTATTAGAGCTGGATTTGGAAAAGTAGTGTTTATAGTTAGGCAAGAGATTTTAGAACTTGCCAAGGAAAAATTCCTTCCTAAAATAGAAGGTAAAATTGAAGTGGATTTCGTTCTTCAATCCTTGACTTCTTTCGTTCCGGAGGAATTTCAAAACCCCGATCGTGTCAAGCCTTACGGTACGGCACATGCGGTACTTTGTGCCAAAGATACAATCAAGGAACCTTTCGCAGTAATTAATGCTGATGATTTTTATGGCAAAGAGGCATTTGAAGTAATTGGCAAGTTCCTTTCAAATGGAGTACAGCCAAACCTACACGCCATGGTCGGCTACGCGATACAAAATGTACTTTCTGAACATGGTACAGTAAGCAGAGGCGTATGTTCTATGAATGCTTCTAATCAGCTTATCGGCATGGTAGAAAGAACAGCAATCGCAAAAGAAAATGGAAAAATCATCGCAAATGGTGATGGAGAATCTATTGAAATCGCAGAAGGAACGCCTGTTTCGATGAATTTCTGGGGATTTCATCCAGCTGTTTTCCAGCAAATTGAAAAAATGTGGGACGAATTTTTACTTGCTAACAAAGAAAATATCAAATCTGAGTTTTTTATCCCACTTGTAGCCAACAATCTGATTGAAAGTGGTGAAGGAGCAGTGGAAGTTTTGCAAGGTGGAAAAACTTGGTTTGGCGTGACTTACACAGAAGACAAGCCAATCGTGATCGACTCTTTAAAGAAAATGCATGATTCAGGAGAGTATCCTGCTAATCTTTGGCATTGA
- a CDS encoding P-II family nitrogen regulator — MKKIEAIIRTSKFQEIYKCVAGMGVKFLSFYEVKGMGLEHARPQTYRGVAFEPSYIPRTKIEIVTTEDLVEPVINCILTEGKTGEVGDGKIFISDVLDAYRIRNKDRGEEAL, encoded by the coding sequence ATGAAAAAAATCGAAGCAATCATTAGAACATCCAAATTCCAAGAAATCTATAAATGCGTGGCAGGAATGGGTGTTAAGTTTCTTTCTTTTTATGAAGTAAAAGGAATGGGCTTGGAACATGCCCGCCCGCAGACTTACCGAGGAGTGGCATTTGAACCATCCTATATTCCAAGAACGAAAATAGAGATCGTGACTACAGAGGATTTGGTCGAGCCTGTTATCAATTGCATTCTGACAGAAGGAAAAACTGGAGAAGTTGGAGATGGAAAGATCTTTATTTCTGATGTGCTAGACGCTTACAGAATCAGAAATAAAGATAGAGGAGAAGAAGCTCTATAA
- a CDS encoding ammonium transporter: MNQEMFTINNLWMMVATILVFIMHLGFASLEAGLTRAKNTVNILFKNTIIPAIGLLTYAFVGFNLMYPGDDFIGSFFGLTGVGISLPEGWNTFAYNEGYTFFTDFIFQAMFAATAATIVSGAVAERVKLGPFIFFSILYVGIIYPIVGMWKWGGGFLDTLTTPFYDFAGSTIVHSVGGWGALVGAYLLGPRIGKYTERGMSAIPGHNIPMATIGVFLLWFGWFGFNGGSVLTADPGTVSLVFVTTAIAGASGAFGALMASYLKFKTYDITMVLNGILAGLVGITAGADLMSVGESAIIGFIGGTLVVFAVVFFDRIKIDDPVGAISVHLIGGIWGTLAVGFFGDLAGMSQIWSQLIGIGVVGAFCFIASWLIFFTMKRTIGIRVDEKEEIEGLDINEHSMRAYPDFATKD; the protein is encoded by the coding sequence ATGAATCAAGAAATGTTTACTATAAACAATCTATGGATGATGGTGGCGACCATTTTGGTTTTCATCATGCATCTCGGATTTGCGAGTTTAGAAGCTGGGCTTACCCGAGCAAAAAATACTGTTAATATACTTTTCAAAAACACCATCATTCCAGCTATTGGTTTATTGACTTATGCTTTTGTTGGATTTAATTTGATGTACCCTGGAGATGATTTTATTGGGAGCTTCTTTGGTCTGACAGGAGTTGGGATTTCTCTTCCTGAAGGCTGGAATACTTTTGCTTACAATGAAGGATATACATTTTTCACAGATTTTATCTTTCAAGCCATGTTTGCTGCTACTGCTGCGACAATTGTATCTGGCGCTGTGGCTGAGAGAGTGAAGCTTGGACCATTTATTTTCTTTTCTATCCTTTATGTTGGAATCATTTATCCGATAGTAGGGATGTGGAAATGGGGTGGAGGATTTCTAGATACATTGACTACACCTTTTTATGATTTTGCCGGCTCGACCATCGTACATTCAGTTGGTGGATGGGGAGCCCTTGTTGGTGCTTATCTTTTGGGCCCAAGAATTGGAAAATACACAGAAAGGGGAATGAGTGCCATACCTGGACATAATATACCCATGGCTACTATAGGAGTTTTCTTACTTTGGTTTGGCTGGTTTGGATTCAATGGAGGTTCTGTTTTGACAGCTGATCCTGGTACAGTTTCCTTGGTTTTTGTAACAACTGCCATTGCAGGGGCATCTGGGGCTTTTGGGGCATTGATGGCTTCATATTTGAAATTCAAAACCTATGACATCACGATGGTGCTCAATGGGATTTTGGCTGGCTTGGTCGGAATCACAGCAGGTGCAGACTTGATGAGTGTTGGTGAATCAGCCATCATTGGATTTATTGGTGGAACCTTGGTGGTTTTTGCTGTTGTATTCTTTGACAGAATTAAGATTGACGACCCTGTTGGTGCTATTTCAGTTCATTTAATTGGAGGAATTTGGGGAACGCTAGCTGTTGGATTCTTTGGAGATTTAGCTGGAATGAGCCAAATATGGTCTCAACTTATAGGAATTGGAGTAGTTGGAGCATTCTGTTTTATAGCGAGTTGGTTGATTTTCTTTACGATGAAAAGAACCATCGGAATCAGAGTAGATGAAAAAGAGGAGATAGAAGGACTTGATATTAATGAACACAGCATGCGTGCTTATCCAGACTTTGCAACAAAAGATTAA
- the nadC gene encoding carboxylating nicotinate-nucleotide diphosphorylase, with the protein MRDLPYLTDSSIQKFIESALLEDVGPGDYSSLSSIPANQPGEAQLLIKEEGVIAGLELAEMIFKQFDPSLEVESILKDGDEVQKGDIGLRVKGKAISILTTERLVLNCMQRMSGIATKTHQLNKLISHTKAKLMDTRKTTPNFRMMEKWAVVLGGGINHRFALYDMVMLKDNHVDFAGGIEKAILSTKSYLEANQLNLKIEVETRNLEEVEEVLRVGGIDYIMLDNMDYPTMRKAVEMVNGQYPLEASGGITEETLKDVAECGVDFISVGALTHQVKSLDISLKAM; encoded by the coding sequence GTGAGAGATTTACCATATTTGACTGATTCCAGCATTCAAAAATTTATAGAAAGTGCACTTTTAGAGGACGTAGGACCTGGAGATTATTCTTCACTTTCTTCTATCCCTGCAAATCAACCAGGCGAAGCACAATTATTGATCAAAGAAGAAGGCGTAATTGCAGGATTGGAACTTGCAGAAATGATTTTTAAGCAGTTTGATCCAAGCCTGGAGGTAGAGAGCATACTGAAAGATGGAGATGAAGTTCAAAAAGGCGACATTGGCTTACGTGTAAAAGGTAAAGCAATTTCAATTCTGACGACTGAGCGATTGGTTTTGAATTGTATGCAACGTATGAGCGGCATTGCCACTAAGACACATCAGCTCAACAAGTTAATCTCCCATACCAAAGCAAAATTGATGGATACCAGAAAGACGACTCCCAACTTCAGAATGATGGAAAAATGGGCTGTTGTCTTGGGTGGTGGAATAAATCACAGATTTGCACTATATGACATGGTCATGTTGAAAGACAATCATGTTGATTTTGCAGGAGGAATAGAAAAAGCCATTCTTTCTACTAAATCCTACTTAGAAGCCAATCAGTTGAATTTGAAAATAGAGGTAGAAACCAGAAATCTCGAAGAAGTCGAAGAAGTTCTTCGAGTAGGAGGAATAGATTACATCATGTTGGATAATATGGATTATCCGACCATGCGCAAAGCAGTAGAAATGGTCAATGGTCAATATCCTCTCGAGGCTTCGGGAGGAATTACTGAAGAGACGCTCAAAGATGTTGCAGAATGCGGTGTGGATTTTATATCCGTAGGTGCACTAACCCATCAAGTAAAAAGCTTGGATATTAGTCTGAAAGCGATGTAA
- a CDS encoding DUF4783 domain-containing protein, translating into MPILISFLLIFSFSICTISKANDEKEVIFISFKNGSSKDLAKHFEYGVELNINGSQGEFSKAQAELVIRDFFKKYPPEDFEILHEGYSGEQIKHYIGTYTSMGEAYRILIKGKIFQDEYRIYSLEIIKY; encoded by the coding sequence GTGCCCATATTAATTTCTTTCTTGCTCATTTTTAGCTTTTCTATTTGTACGATTTCAAAAGCAAATGATGAAAAAGAAGTGATTTTTATTTCCTTCAAAAATGGCTCGAGTAAGGACTTAGCAAAACATTTCGAATACGGTGTTGAGCTCAATATCAATGGTAGTCAAGGAGAGTTTTCTAAGGCACAAGCAGAATTAGTCATTAGAGATTTCTTTAAAAAGTATCCTCCTGAAGATTTTGAAATTCTTCATGAAGGCTATTCTGGAGAACAAATCAAACATTATATTGGTACCTACACTTCTATGGGCGAGGCCTATAGAATTTTGATTAAAGGAAAAATTTTTCAAGATGAATATAGAATTTACAGTTTAGAAATCATCAAGTATTAA
- a CDS encoding IS4 family transposase, translated as MSNITLFSQIIKKIERSIFKKLVEEKQTDKACKGFDSWTHLVSMLFCHFAKSTSVRDISNGLRSATGNLNHLGIAKAPSKSSISYQNKRRDSDLFKELYYGLLKHLGQQASLSRVKLRIKAPVYLLDSTVVSLCLSMFDWATFRTKKGAVKMHTLLDYDGKLPVYVNITEGSMADNKGAYDIPLEKGSVIVADRYYNDFPMLNIWDSKGVFFVIRHKDNLKFSTINERQLPENTAQEVLIDEEIELVHQQSKVKYPGKLRRVAVWDEKNQQTVELITNNFKWSAKTIGDLYRCRWEIEIFFRDIKQLLHIKTFIGTSKNAVMIQIWTALITILLLKVMKATAKFGWHLSNLVAFIRLNIFVKIELQKWLDKPFEDHEKPPQKSQQGVLFPDYR; from the coding sequence ATGAGTAATATTACATTGTTTTCTCAGATTATTAAAAAAATCGAACGTTCAATTTTCAAGAAACTGGTTGAAGAGAAGCAAACAGACAAGGCCTGCAAAGGCTTTGACAGCTGGACGCATTTGGTGTCCATGCTTTTCTGTCATTTTGCCAAGAGTACTTCTGTAAGGGATATTTCAAACGGCCTGCGTTCGGCCACGGGGAACCTAAACCATCTGGGGATTGCCAAGGCACCATCCAAGTCCAGTATCAGTTATCAGAACAAGCGCAGGGACTCTGACCTGTTCAAGGAGCTGTATTACGGACTTCTGAAGCATTTAGGACAGCAGGCGTCCCTGAGCAGGGTAAAATTACGGATCAAGGCTCCCGTCTATCTGCTCGACTCCACGGTGGTAAGTCTTTGCCTTTCGATGTTTGACTGGGCAACCTTCAGGACCAAAAAGGGTGCTGTAAAGATGCATACGCTTCTGGACTATGACGGGAAACTCCCTGTTTATGTGAATATTACAGAAGGAAGTATGGCCGACAATAAGGGCGCTTATGATATTCCTTTGGAGAAAGGATCCGTTATAGTGGCTGACCGCTATTACAATGACTTTCCGATGCTCAACATTTGGGACAGCAAGGGGGTCTTTTTCGTCATAAGGCACAAGGATAACCTTAAGTTCAGCACAATCAATGAACGTCAACTCCCTGAAAATACTGCACAGGAAGTACTCATAGACGAAGAAATTGAACTGGTCCACCAGCAGTCCAAAGTGAAGTACCCCGGAAAACTCAGAAGAGTGGCTGTATGGGACGAAAAAAACCAACAGACCGTAGAACTGATTACCAATAACTTCAAATGGTCAGCAAAGACAATCGGTGATCTTTACCGGTGCCGATGGGAGATTGAGATCTTCTTCAGGGACATCAAGCAGTTACTCCATATCAAAACCTTTATCGGAACATCGAAAAATGCCGTGATGATCCAGATATGGACCGCGCTGATCACCATTCTGCTCCTAAAAGTGATGAAGGCAACCGCTAAATTCGGATGGCATCTGTCCAATCTGGTTGCATTTATCAGACTGAACATATTCGTTAAAATAGAGCTGCAAAAGTGGCTGGACAAACCCTTTGAAGACCATGAAAAACCTCCTCAAAAAAGCCAACAGGGGGTTCTATTTCCGGATTACAGATAA
- the gpmI gene encoding 2,3-bisphosphoglycerate-independent phosphoglycerate mutase yields the protein MKKKVILMILDGWGIAPNPSVSAIDKANTPFVDSLFAKYPHSKLEASGLAVGLPEGQMGNSEVGHMNIGAGRVVYQDLVKINKAVSEGDLKENPILKDAFQYAKDSHKKVHFIGLVSDGGVHAHINHLKGLCDAAKANGLEKAYIHAFTDGRDTDPKGGLLYLQELQKHLEDSTGEIASVVGRYYAMDRDNRWERVKLAYDAMVLGEGEMSKDVLNSLKKSYENGVTDEFIRPIVKANKEGKPLARIEEGDVVICFNFRTDRGREITQVLTQKDFGDYNMKKLALNYITFTSYDETFKDVKVLFEKDNLQNTLGEVLAANGKKQIRIAETEKYPHVTFFFSGGREKVFEGESRILCPSPKVATYDLKPEMSAFEIVNKIKPELKKKEVDFVCLNFANPDMVGHTGVFEAAVKACEAVDKCAEEVITHALQNGYTTIVIADHGNSDVMINEDGSPNTAHTTNLVPCIMVDDQDRLEVKDGKLGDLAPTILTLLDVAIPAEMTGHILLK from the coding sequence ATGAAGAAGAAAGTAATACTGATGATTTTGGATGGATGGGGAATAGCTCCAAATCCAAGTGTTTCAGCTATCGATAAAGCCAATACTCCTTTTGTAGATAGTCTTTTTGCAAAATATCCTCACTCTAAATTAGAAGCTTCTGGTCTAGCTGTTGGGCTTCCAGAAGGTCAAATGGGAAACTCAGAAGTAGGCCACATGAATATCGGTGCAGGTCGGGTAGTTTATCAAGATTTAGTAAAAATCAATAAAGCGGTATCAGAAGGCGATTTGAAAGAAAATCCAATTTTGAAAGACGCCTTTCAATACGCCAAAGATTCTCATAAAAAAGTACATTTCATTGGATTGGTTTCTGATGGTGGTGTTCACGCACATATCAATCATCTGAAAGGACTTTGTGATGCGGCAAAAGCAAATGGATTGGAAAAAGCTTATATTCATGCTTTTACAGACGGTAGGGATACTGATCCAAAAGGAGGTCTGCTTTATCTTCAGGAGCTTCAAAAGCATCTAGAAGATTCTACAGGTGAAATTGCTTCAGTAGTCGGAAGATATTATGCTATGGATCGGGATAATAGATGGGAACGCGTCAAACTTGCATATGATGCGATGGTTTTGGGCGAAGGAGAAATGTCAAAAGACGTATTAAATTCTTTAAAGAAATCCTACGAAAATGGAGTTACTGATGAATTTATTCGTCCTATAGTCAAAGCAAATAAAGAAGGTAAGCCCTTGGCGCGAATCGAAGAGGGGGATGTTGTCATTTGCTTCAACTTCAGAACTGACAGAGGAAGAGAAATCACCCAAGTACTTACGCAAAAGGACTTTGGCGATTACAATATGAAGAAATTAGCTCTGAACTACATCACTTTCACGAGTTATGATGAGACATTCAAAGATGTAAAAGTTCTTTTTGAAAAAGATAATTTGCAAAATACGCTAGGCGAAGTATTAGCTGCGAATGGGAAGAAGCAAATCAGAATAGCTGAGACAGAGAAATACCCACACGTTACTTTTTTCTTTTCTGGTGGAAGAGAGAAAGTTTTTGAAGGGGAAAGCAGAATTCTTTGTCCTTCCCCAAAAGTGGCAACTTATGATTTGAAGCCTGAAATGAGTGCTTTTGAAATCGTAAACAAAATCAAACCTGAATTGAAGAAAAAGGAAGTAGATTTTGTCTGCCTTAACTTTGCTAATCCGGATATGGTCGGACATACAGGCGTATTTGAAGCGGCAGTAAAAGCTTGCGAGGCAGTGGATAAATGTGCCGAAGAGGTAATTACGCATGCGCTACAAAATGGATATACGACGATCGTCATAGCAGATCATGGAAATTCCGATGTGATGATCAATGAAGATGGCTCTCCAAATACTGCACATACTACGAATTTGGTTCCTTGTATTATGGTGGATGATCAGGATAGATTGGAAGTAAAAGACGGAAAACTAGGAGATTTAGCACCAACAATTCTGACTTTATTGGATGTAGCAATCCCTGCAGAAATGACTGGGCATATTTTGTTGAAATAA
- a CDS encoding sodium:proton antiporter, producing MKNFIAAILLLSGIFFVFHIPEVKAQAETQIEIQDSTSNEESTTSVEAHIDDQAHDEHHHEAPVWLVIPFVLLLLMIATGPLFYEHFWHHNYPKVAVGLAILVVFYYLFVLDNVYGPVHALAEYVQFIALLASLYIASGGILIEIDKKSTPMANVTLLLVGALVSNLIGTTGASMLLIRPFIRLNKGNIQAYHIIFFIFMVSNVGGSLTPIGDPPLFLGFLKGIPFFWTLEHNWPAWLVALTFLATVFYFIDRKFGKANDDELEEITYTNKFALIGSRNFLWLAVVIASVFLDPNVIEWVPAIHYDGQKFSFLREIIMLSVAYFSFKFADQKAIKGNEFNFEPIREVAFIFIGIFGTMMPALELVGNFAKSPEGAALITHNTLYWGTGILSGVLDNAPTYLNFLAAAMASQGAEISNVAMVKDFAMNNYEDSAFELMAISLAAVFFGAMTYIGNGPNFMVKSIAEQSGIKMPSFFGYIIRFSIPILLPVLVIIWLIFFAFV from the coding sequence ATGAAGAATTTTATTGCTGCTATTTTGCTGCTATCTGGAATTTTCTTTGTTTTCCACATTCCAGAAGTTAAAGCGCAAGCAGAAACTCAAATCGAAATACAAGACAGTACCTCTAACGAGGAATCAACAACAAGTGTGGAGGCTCACATCGACGACCAAGCCCATGATGAGCATCATCATGAAGCTCCTGTTTGGCTGGTGATCCCATTTGTACTTTTGCTGCTCATGATTGCAACTGGGCCGCTCTTTTATGAGCATTTTTGGCATCATAATTATCCCAAGGTAGCCGTTGGCTTAGCCATATTAGTTGTTTTTTACTACTTGTTTGTTTTAGACAATGTATATGGGCCTGTTCATGCTTTAGCTGAATATGTGCAGTTTATTGCATTGCTAGCCTCACTTTACATTGCTTCTGGAGGAATTCTGATAGAGATAGACAAGAAGTCCACACCAATGGCGAACGTGACCTTACTTTTGGTAGGTGCATTAGTTTCTAATCTAATCGGAACGACAGGAGCTTCTATGTTGCTGATAAGACCATTTATTAGGTTAAACAAAGGTAATATTCAAGCTTATCACATCATTTTCTTCATCTTTATGGTGAGTAATGTTGGTGGTTCATTAACTCCAATTGGGGATCCGCCGCTATTTCTTGGTTTCTTGAAAGGCATTCCTTTCTTCTGGACATTGGAACACAATTGGCCCGCATGGCTGGTAGCTTTGACATTCTTAGCTACAGTTTTCTATTTTATTGATAGAAAATTTGGAAAAGCTAACGATGACGAGCTGGAAGAAATTACTTACACGAACAAATTTGCATTAATTGGGTCAAGAAATTTCCTTTGGCTGGCAGTAGTTATTGCTTCCGTGTTTTTAGATCCAAACGTGATCGAATGGGTTCCTGCGATCCATTATGATGGACAAAAATTCTCTTTCTTAAGAGAAATCATCATGCTTTCAGTAGCCTATTTCTCTTTCAAGTTTGCTGATCAAAAAGCAATCAAAGGGAATGAATTCAATTTCGAGCCAATCAGAGAAGTTGCCTTTATATTTATCGGAATTTTTGGTACAATGATGCCTGCATTGGAGTTGGTTGGAAACTTTGCCAAATCACCGGAAGGTGCTGCTTTGATTACTCATAATACGCTTTATTGGGGAACAGGTATCCTTTCAGGTGTGCTAGATAACGCACCAACTTATCTCAATTTCCTTGCTGCTGCTATGGCTTCACAAGGAGCAGAAATCAGCAATGTAGCGATGGTGAAAGATTTTGCGATGAATAACTATGAAGATTCAGCTTTTGAGCTGATGGCAATCTCTCTTGCTGCTGTTTTCTTTGGTGCCATGACCTATATCGGAAATGGTCCGAACTTTATGGTGAAATCGATCGCCGAACAAAGTGGAATTAAAATGCCTTCCTTCTTCGGGTACATTATCAGATTCTCCATTCCAATTTTGCTTCCTGTCTTGGTTATTATTTGGTTGATCTTCTTTGCTTTTGTTTAG
- a CDS encoding Glu/Leu/Phe/Val dehydrogenase dimerization domain-containing protein, with amino-acid sequence MKDLLKKFENKQPEIVFEWSDSETEAEGWVVINSLRGGAAGGGTRMRKGLDKREVESLAKTMEVKFTVSGPAIGGAKSGINFDPNDPRKSEVLKRWYAAVMPLLKNYYGTGGDLNVDEIHEVIPITESYGLWHPQEGVVNGHFNATEPQKIRKIGQLRQGVSKVLEDPDYTPNGSKKYTVADMITGFGVAEAVRHYYKIWGGQLKGKRAVIQGWGNVGAAAACFLAVEGVKIVGIIDRDGGLIKEDGFSLDEIRELFILREGNKLVADNMIPFDEINGKIWDLKSEIFIPAAASRLINKNQAERMVKAGLEVISCGANVPFSDPEIFFGPTGMWADEQVSVIPDFIANCGMARVFAYLMSDKVELTDDGIFKDVSKTIAKALKKTHEVNPQKTKIAQSSFEIALKQLV; translated from the coding sequence ATGAAAGATTTACTCAAGAAATTTGAGAATAAGCAACCGGAGATCGTGTTTGAATGGAGCGATAGTGAGACAGAAGCAGAAGGTTGGGTTGTGATTAACTCTTTACGAGGAGGTGCGGCGGGTGGTGGTACAAGAATGAGGAAAGGTTTGGACAAAAGAGAGGTAGAGTCTCTTGCCAAAACGATGGAAGTGAAATTCACAGTTTCGGGACCTGCGATCGGCGGTGCAAAATCAGGAATCAATTTTGATCCAAATGATCCTAGAAAATCAGAAGTCCTAAAAAGATGGTATGCAGCGGTCATGCCTTTATTGAAAAACTACTATGGAACAGGCGGAGACCTGAATGTTGATGAAATCCATGAAGTGATTCCTATCACGGAATCTTATGGACTATGGCATCCACAAGAAGGTGTGGTAAATGGTCATTTCAACGCTACAGAACCTCAGAAAATCAGAAAAATAGGTCAATTGCGTCAAGGAGTTTCCAAAGTATTGGAGGATCCAGATTATACGCCGAATGGATCCAAAAAATATACCGTAGCCGATATGATCACTGGTTTTGGCGTGGCTGAAGCGGTGAGACATTATTACAAAATCTGGGGTGGTCAACTCAAGGGAAAAAGAGCTGTCATTCAAGGTTGGGGAAATGTAGGTGCTGCTGCAGCTTGTTTCCTTGCAGTGGAAGGCGTGAAAATCGTTGGTATCATTGATAGAGACGGTGGTCTAATCAAAGAAGATGGTTTCAGTCTTGACGAAATCAGAGAACTTTTTATCCTCAGAGAAGGCAATAAGCTAGTAGCTGATAATATGATTCCTTTTGATGAGATCAATGGGAAGATTTGGGATTTGAAATCTGAGATATTTATTCCTGCCGCCGCATCCCGATTGATCAATAAAAACCAAGCTGAAAGAATGGTGAAAGCCGGCCTTGAAGTAATCTCTTGTGGGGCGAATGTGCCATTTTCAGATCCTGAGATTTTCTTCGGTCCTACAGGAATGTGGGCAGATGAACAAGTCTCTGTAATTCCTGATTTTATTGCCAATTGTGGCATGGCAAGAGTGTTTGCTTATTTGATGTCAGATAAGGTAGAATTGACAGATGATGGGATCTTCAAAGATGTGAGCAAGACCATTGCGAAGGCTTTGAAAAAGACACATGAAGTCAATCCACAAAAAACTAAGATCGCACAATCATCTTTTGAAATAGCCCTTAAGCAACTCGTATAA